One Stigmatopora argus isolate UIUO_Sarg chromosome 12, RoL_Sarg_1.0, whole genome shotgun sequence genomic window carries:
- the LOC144086368 gene encoding somatostatin receptor type 5, giving the protein MPAIVNLLFNVVSTNTTISFNVVLPLVSIVSLLGCLGGHLLVLLVLVRNRRSRSKPSSIMLLNLSLADIGALLTLPCVLLSASFQEWQLGGATCIVLGFVTSITVGVEIFSLTTLSVLRYHIVAPGTRRPVNLTYVLSTVVAVWLVSVTMALPKVTYINFNGGCTWSIGQDEWLFFLVPAFLIYYVGPLLCIAVNCGLIISHLHGYRGSLVAHRRNKKATILLIASTVVFAMSWLPYYTLEFVNVLSPYVNSVASPYDRLASSFSPSDMLVAALEPCVETKKNVSLLWEVSSLVAILLVCLAPCWNPPLYFLLSRPAVRQLRALLPSFFRGNLVKKRTPAQRWRITPVPHTHSENQQPPVLVGNIELLKFRQQCEKLFTTRK; this is encoded by the exons ATGCCCGCCATCGTCAATCTTCTTTTCAATGTTGTCTCCACCAACACCACCATCTCCTTTAATGTGGTTCTACCTCTGGTCAGCATAGTCTCTCTCCTGGGATGTTTGGGGGGTCACCTTCTAGTATTGTTGGTGCTGGTGCGAAATCGTCGTAGCCGCTCAAAGCCAAGCTCCATAATGCTGCTGAACCTAAGTCTGGCAGACATTGGTGCTCTGCTCACCTTGCCCTGTGTGCTTTTGAGTGCTAGTTTCCAGGAATGGCAGCTTGGGGGTGCCACCTGTATCGTACTAGGATTTGTGACCTCCATAACAGTGGGTGTAGAAATTTTTAGCCTGACTACTTTGTCTGTGCTTCGATATCATATAGTTGCTCCAGGGACCAGACGACCCGTGAACTTAACATATGT GTTATCAACTGTAGTTGCTGTTTGGCTTGTCTCAGTCACTATGGCTTTACCCAAGGTCACCTACATCAATTTTAATGGTGGCTGCACATGGTCAATAGGCCAAGATGAGTGGCTGTTCTTTCTGGTCCCAGCCTTCCTCATCTATTATGTTGGCCCTCTCCTTTGTATTGCCGTCAACTGTGGCCTCATCATCTCGCACCTCCACGGGTACAGGGGATCTCTAGTTGCACACAGGCGAAACAAAAAGGCTACCATCTTATTAATTGCTTCAACTGTAGTTTTTGCTATGAGCTggttgccttactatacacttgAATTTGTAAATGTTCTGTCTCCTTATGTTAATTCTGTAGCTTCTCCCTATGACAGACTTGCATCAAGCTTCTCTCCATCAGACATGTTAGTTGCAGCACTTGAGCCATGTGTTGAAACTAAGAAAAATGTTTCCTTGCTGTGGGAAGTGTCATCTTTGGTTGCGATATTGTTGGTTTGTCTTGCACCATGCTGGAACCCGCCACTTTATTTTCTGTTGTCACGGCCTGCTGTGCGTCAGCTACGTGCTTTGCTGCCTTCCTTCTTTCGGGGGAATCTGGTGAAGAAAAGGACACCTGCACAGCGATGGCGAATAACCCCTGTTCCCCACACCCACTCAGAAAACCAACAGCCTCCTGTACTAGTTGGTAATATCGAATTATTGAAATTTAGGCAGCAATGTGAAAAACTATTTACAACACGAAAATAa